The Sulfurimonas aquatica genomic sequence ATATTCTCTTTTATCATCATATCTTTTAAAATTTCCACATGGCGTTTCACATGTTTTTCATATACATCTCCAGCGTCAACTATCTTTTGTGGAAGCCCATGAGCTGAAAATATTATGTCAAAATCTCTATAGTTATCACTTCCAACACTCTCTTTAATTCGCTCTATAATCGATCTATTATAGCTCTCATTTTCAAAATAGTGTTTTATCTCTACTAAAAGAGCATTTCCATCTGTTTTATGATAGTACTCTTCAAAATCTTCTAATGAGGACTTAGTAGTGGTTGTAGAGTATTGTGGATACATAGGGATAAGGTATATTTTCTCAATATCCTCTTTATTTAGCCTGTCAATTACTTCATTTGCAAATGGAGGAGTGTAACGCATAGCAAAATCCACTATAACATTCTCACCAAGTTTCTCTTGAAGTTTAGTAACAAGGTTTTTTGTATGTCCAACTATAGGTGACTTACCACCTAACTCTCTATATATCTCTTGAGAACTTTCAGCACGATTAAAAACTATCAAGCCACCTATGAACTTTCGAAGTAAATCACTCTTCATTGTTAAAATATTTTTATCAGCAAACATATTTTTTAAAAAAACTTCTACTTCGTTTAGGTTATTTGGTCCACCCATATTGAGTAGTACTACTGCTTCTTTGCTCACTTTTAGTCCTCTTTTATTCTTAAACTTACTTCATACATTATCTCTTGTAGTGGAAGCATATCTTCATATATCTTATAAAGAGTATCGATTAACTTATCACCATTGGTAATTAAGTTGGGATCCAACCTCTTAAAAGTTGCCATGCCTTTATATAGACTCAAATCAGCACTTGGCATATCTGCGTTAAAACCTCTAGGATAGCGTTTATACCCTTTTTCTAGATATGTATACTCTCTATCTTTAGCAACAATACTTTTAAGTGTCTTATCAAGACGCACACGTCTATCTTCATCACTAATATATTCGCGAAAAGCGTCAAGCATAGGCTTTTCAAACCATCTTACACCTACTGCAACCATAAGTTCATCTGGAGAAAAGTGCATATAAAAAGATGAACTCTGCATACGTTTAGTATTGCCTTGCCAAAATATAACGCCAATTCTATGCTTTATAGGCTCTTTATTTGCACCCATTCTTCTTGTGTCTCTGTAGATTCTATAGAGGGATTTGTTGATTTTTGGCTCTGCGTTTATAGTGGGTACAAGCGCTTGAAGGTGTTCTCCCATCTCTACAACAAAGGTACGAGATGGATTTAAGATAAGTTCTTCATACTCACTGCGGTGAGCTTCGAACCACTCTTTATTGTTATTTTTTTTGATGGAGCTTAAAAAAGCCAGTGTATTTTTGGAAAAGCCTTTAAACTCCATAACTCTTTTACCTAAACTATCTTTCTATTTCTAAACGCCAGCGCTATAACGATAAATACTATCGCATATGTCACTGGAACGAAATCTGGAATAGGAACAGGGTCGCCTTTTGCATAAGAGTGCATTCCCGCAAGGTAGTAGTTTACTCCAAAGTAAGTCATAAGCACCGTTGTAAATGACAACAGAGACACAACTGCAAAGTTAAACTCACTATAAAGTGTTTTAATAAATCTCAAGTGAATCACAACTGCGTATACTAAAATAGTTACAAGCGCCCATGTCTCTTTTGGATCCCATCCCCAGTAGCGTCCCCATGACTCATTTGCCCAAACGCCACCTAAGAAGTTTCCAACAGTAAGAAGTACAAGACCAATGATAATACTCATCTCATTAATAGCATTTAACTCTTTTATAGAAAGACTAATCTGATTTTCATTTTTCTTTGTTTTTACTATGAAAAGAATGATTACTATAAAACCTAGAAGTGCTCCAAGCGCTAAGAAACCATAACTCGCGGTAATCATAGAAACATGTATACTTAACCAGTATGAGTTAAGAACGGGAACAAGGTTTGTAATCTGTGGATTCATCCAGCTAAGGTGTGCTACAAATAGAATAAGACCTGCTAAGATAGATGTTGAAGCAAGAGTTATAGGTGAATGTCTAGAGAAGATAAAACCTGCTAAAACAGTCGCCCAAGCGATATAAGTCATAGACTCAAATCCATTACTCCACGGAGCGTGACCTGAGATATACCATCTAAGAGCAAGACCCATTGTATGCGCTACAAAAAAGAGGATTAATAATCCTAGTGACGCTTTTGTTACAGTAGACATT encodes the following:
- the hemH gene encoding ferrochelatase; amino-acid sequence: MSKEAVVLLNMGGPNNLNEVEVFLKNMFADKNILTMKSDLLRKFIGGLIVFNRAESSQEIYRELGGKSPIVGHTKNLVTKLQEKLGENVIVDFAMRYTPPFANEVIDRLNKEDIEKIYLIPMYPQYSTTTTKSSLEDFEEYYHKTDGNALLVEIKHYFENESYNRSIIERIKESVGSDNYRDFDIIFSAHGLPQKIVDAGDVYEKHVKRHVEILKDMMIKENMNFYNTHLAYQSKVGPLAWLKPSLDEKLKTVRNRGVVIFPIAFTIDNSETDYELEVEYREIAEELGFEDYRVCKCPNDSDLFVEALSEIYNKIK
- a CDS encoding DUF2461 domain-containing protein produces the protein MEFKGFSKNTLAFLSSIKKNNNKEWFEAHRSEYEELILNPSRTFVVEMGEHLQALVPTINAEPKINKSLYRIYRDTRRMGANKEPIKHRIGVIFWQGNTKRMQSSSFYMHFSPDELMVAVGVRWFEKPMLDAFREYISDEDRRVRLDKTLKSIVAKDREYTYLEKGYKRYPRGFNADMPSADLSLYKGMATFKRLDPNLITNGDKLIDTLYKIYEDMLPLQEIMYEVSLRIKED